In the Clostridium cellulovorans 743B genome, CCTCCTTTTGGAACAAAAAAAGGTGGTGAAAGGGCTACAAGAGATGACTTAACTTACATGACCTCAAACAAGCAATTAAATTTTTTGCAACATATATACAGAAGCTTAAAAGCTGATAACAAAGCAAGAGCTGCAGTAGTTTTACCTGATAATGTTTTATTCCAAGAAGGTGACGGGACAAAGATAAGAGAAGACTTAATGGATAAGTGTAATCTTCATACAATTCTAAGACTACCAACAGGAATCTTTTACGCTCAAGGGGTTAAGACTAATGTACTTTTCTTTACAAGAGGAAAAGAAGATAAAGGTAATACAAAGGAAGTATGGTTCTATGATCTAAGAACTAATATGCCGAGCTTTGGTAAAACAAATCCATTAAAGGAAACACATTTTGAGGACTTTATAAAAGCATACACTGCTGATAATAGAGAGGCAGTAGAAGATGAACGTTGGAACAAATTCACTAGAGAACAAATCAAGGAAAAGAATGATAACCTAGATTTGGGTTTAATAAAAGATGATTCAATCTTAGACTATGAAGACCTGCCAGACCCAATAGAAAGTGCTGAAGAAGCAGTGGCAAAGCTAGAAGAAGCAACGGACTTACTTATGAGCGTTATCAAAGAATTAAGGGCTCTTGAAAGTGAGGAATAGTAATGGCTAAGAAGAATTTGACTTTAGAAGAAAAGCTAGAAGATGCTATTGTTAAGGATGTTCCTTATGAGGTGCCGGAGAATTGGGTGTGGAGTAATTTAAAATCAATTGCTGATTTAGTAACTGGAAATACGCCATCTAAGAATAACGAAGAATTTTATGGAGGTAAAATTCCATTTATAAAACCAACTGATTTAAATCAAGGCAGAATATTAAATTCATCAACAGAGACTTTATCTAATATAGGTGCAACTAAGGCAAGAATATTGCCAAAGGGGAGTACTGCAGTATGTTGCATAGGTGCAACAATTGGTAAAGTTGCTTATCTTAATGTAGAAGGCGCAACAAATCAACAAATTAACTCAATAATTCCTAAGAAGATTTATAATTTATATGTATATTATTACACTTTGTCATCATACTTTCATGATACGTTGATAGAAAATTCATCATCAACTACGTTACCAATTATAAATAAAAGTAGAATGGGTGAATTACTTATACCACTCCCACCATTAAAAGAACAACAAAGAATTGTTAACAGAATAGAAAATCTTTTTGAAAAATTAGATAAGGCTAAGGAATTGATAGAAGAGGCTAGAGAGGGCTTTGAGAAGAGGAAGGCTGCTATAACATCAAAAGCATTTAGGGGAATATTAAATTATAGAAAAGGTGAAAAAGTTAATCCTATAAATGAAGGGTTTTATAAGCTACCTTATAACTGGAAATGGACAAAATTAGAGGATATATGTGAAAAAATAACTGATGGTACTCATAATAGTCCTAAGTCTTACGAATATGGAGATTATAAGTATGTTACAGCTAAAAATATTAAAGAATGGGGCATTGACCTATCAAGTATTACGTATGTAACCAAAAAAGAACATATCCCTATATATAAGAGATGTGATGTTAAATACGGTGATATATTATATATAAAAGATGGAGCCACAACAGGAATAGCGACTATTAATGAACTAACTGAGGAGTTTTCATTACTTTCTTCGGTTGCATTGATAAGAGTAGGGAAGTGTATTGATAACAAATACCTTTATTACATTTTAAATTCTTTTGAAATTAAAAAAAGAATCCTTGAATCTGTAAAAGGGGTAGCAATAACTAGGCTTACTCTTAAGAAGATTAATGATATTATAATACCGTTACCACCATTAGAAGAACAAAAAGAAATAGTAAAAATCCTAGACAAACTTTTAGAAGAAGAATCAAAAATAAAAGAACTCACTCAACTAGAAGACCAAATAAACTTAATTAAGAAATCAATCCTGGCAAAAGCCTTTAGAGGTCAGCTTGGAACTAATTGTGAAGAAGATGAAAGTGCATTAGAATTGCTTAAGAAAATACTAAGCAGAAGTTAAAAGGAGAAAAAAAGTGCTAATCCTGATGAGGGAGCACTTTTTTCTTTATTTTTAACTTCGATATCAAGATAAGGAAAGTTAAGAATAGAACTTTGAATAGTGGTGCGAATAAATGTTCGCATCAATGTCAATAATCATATTATAGCAGCTATTTTAAACAGATATACAAAATGATAAAATAGAGGTGTAATATGAGCCAAAGTAATGAAAAAAATAATAAAGATAAAATTAGAATAGTAAATAAAAAGAACAACCTTCATGATAAAAGCTATAAGGACTTATTTTCAAATAAAGAAACGTTTTTAAGTCTTATACAAACCTTTGTAAGCAATACTTGGGGAAGTAAACTAACGAAAGAAAACTTAGTTTTAGTAGATAAATCTTATGTGCTTTCTGATTATGAGGAATTAGAATCAGATATAGTTTATAAGGCAAGGATAGGTGACCATGAGGTTTTCTTTTATATGCTCTTAGAATTTCAAAGTTACGTAGATTATAGAATGCCAATAAGGTTGCTTTTATATATGATTGAAATTTGGAGAGAAATTCTTAAAAATACTAGTGAAAAGGAATTTAAAAGAAAAAGTTTTAGGCTACCTGCTGTAGTTCCAATAGTAGTTTACAATGGAGAGAAAAATTGGACTGTAGCTAGAACCTTGAAAGAAGTTATAAGTAATAGCGATATTTTTGGCGAGAGTATTTTAGATTTTAGATATGAATTTTTAGATGTTAATAGATTTAAAAAAGATGAGTTATATGAAAATCAAAATATTGCATCAGCAATTTTCCTATTAGATCAAAGTATAAGTAGAATAGAATTTTATAATAGACTAAAGGATATAGTAATAGAATTTAATAAGCTAACCGTCGAAGAAAAAGCCCAATTGAAACATTGGCTTGTTAATGTAAATTCAGAGGAAAATAACTATAAAGAAAATATAGAAAAAATATTCAGTAGTAATAAAAGGGAGGTTGAGATAATGACTTCAAATATTTCGAAAGGGTTAGAAAAGCTAAAAGAAGAGGGGAAGATAGAAGGAAAAGCAGAAGGAAAAGCAGAACTTTTGATTAAACAATTGAATAAAAAATTTAAATTACTGCCAATGGAATATGAGAAAAAAATTAAAGCTTTGCCAGAAAAAATCCTTGATGATATAGCGACGGATATATTTTCTTTAGAAGAAATAGATGAGCTAAAAAAATATTTTTGAGCTCATCATATTTTAGGACATTTGAGAATTAATTTTTTCCTGTAATTCTTTATTTGTTTCAATAGAGTACATCTTTTTTAGATATTTCTTTGGAAATATTACTTTTGACCATGTATTATTACTATCTAAAGGCTCTTTGTGATTCACTACAGAATACATACCCTCTGAGTCCATTTTAACAACAATTACTAAGGGGTTAGAGCCACCAGAATTTCCTGCATGGAATAAGGTTTCTAGGTATACATATTTAAGACCAAAGACTTCATCTATGCCATAAATTTTATGAGCCTCGTACTTTTTCATTGAGACTACATTGCTCCAGTTAAAATAGTTATTTTTTATGTAGTCTGATATAACTAAATCTAAATCTGCCTTGTCCAAATTTTCTGAGTATACAGTTTCATTCCTTGTAGGCGTATAATACCTAAGAAAACATAAGGTTCCCAATGAAATTATAATAACTGATATTATGGTAATTAAGGATATTTTAATAAGTTTTTTATTCAAAATAACACTCCTTATTTTTTATTCCTTGTCGATATCTCTGAGGAGTAAGTTCCACTAACTAAATCGAAGATTTAGAGTGTCACTTAATATAGATGCTTTGCATAATAGAATCTTGAAAGCAATGACATAGTTTTATTGTACTTGCCTATAGAATAAATATCAAGTTTTAACAAAATGTATCAGATGCTTAGTAAAACTATATTGTTGTGTTATAATTTTATAGAAAATCTAACTTGTGCAATAAAATTTTATAAAGAGGATACTATGAGAAAAAATTATTATTAATAGAAGACGATATTAAGCTTATAAAGTACATGGAGGAATATTTAAGTGCCTATGATTATCTAGTAGAAACCATAAAAGATTTTAATAATATCGAGGAAGAAATATATATAGCAGAAAGCGATTTAATTCTTTTAGATATAAATCTGCCTAAATTTGATGGGTTCTATTTTCTAAAGGTTATAAGAAAAAAGCTAGACACTCCTGTAATTATAGTTTCTTCAAGAAGTGAAGAAGGAGAGCAAATTAGAGGGATAGATTTAGGTGCTGATGATTATATAACTAAACCCTTCAGTATGGGAATACTTTTGGCAAAGATAAATGCTGTTTTAAGAAGAGCTAATAATCAAAATGAAAATGTTATAGAGGTTAATGGAATAAAGCTTTTCTGTGAGAGTATGGAGTTAAAGGTAAAGGATAAAGCTATTTCTTTATCAAAAAATGAGTACAAACTTCTTAAGATATTTTTCAGCAGTTACGAAAAAGTTGTTGCAAGAGAGGATTTACTAGAAACCTTGTGGGATGATGAGGAATTTGTTGATGACAATACCTTAACAGTGAACATAACAAGATTAAAGAAACGGCTTAAGGAAAATGGAATACAGTTAACAATCGAAACAAAGAGAGGTGTTGGTTATGTCCTTAGGTAAGCTAATTAGAATTACCTTAAGAAAGGAGAAGGCAGCAATCTCTCTTTATTTATGCAGCTGTATTTCTGTAATGCTGTTTTATTTTTTCTTATATGAAGGTCAGTTTATGTTATATCCATTTTTGATATGTTTATTTTGTCTAGTGGTTTATTTAATATATAAATTTTTAAGCTATAGAACTTTTTATAGAAATGTTAAAGAGATAAAGACAAGTCCTGCTTATAGTAAAGGTGATGATAGTGTCTTTGAAGAGGTCTTTGATGAAATTAGAGATATACATAATGAATACATCTCAAAAATCTATAGTTTAGAGAGTAAGAATGAGGAAAAGGATAAACTGCTTACAGAATGGATTCATAACATGAAAACTTCTGTTGCAGTGATAGATTTAGCTGTAGAAAAGCTTCCAAATAGTGAGGTTGTTAAGGATATAAGGGATGAAAACTCCTTGCTTCAAAAGAATTTAGAAGAAGTGTTAAACATATTTAGGCTTGGAGAATTCTCAAAGGATTATGTGCCAGAAGAGATTAATTTAAAGGCATTAGTGAAGGAATGTATTAATTCTCAAAAAAGAAACTTCATCTATGCAAAGGTGTTTCCAGAGGTGGATATTCCGGAGAATTATTTTATATTATCAGATAAAAAGTGGAGCAAGTACGTTATTGGCCAGATTATAAGTAATGCTATAAAGTATTCAATAGCAGAAAGCAAAGTACGTTTTTATGTAGAAGAAAGTGACGGTAATATTACACTTCATATACAAGACTTTGGTATTGGAATAAGAAAAGAAGAATTATCTAGAGTTTTTGAAGCTTTTTTTACTGGAAGTAATGGACGAAAGGAAGAGAAATCTTCAGGAATAGGACTTTATATGTGCAAATGTATTTGTGATAATCTAAATGAAAAAATACAAATAGATTCAGAGGTTTCAAGGGGTACAACTGTTAGCATATCCTATTTAAACAAGTCTTAGCTTAACATTTTTAAAGAAGTCTTAAGCTAACATTGCTATCAATGTTTATAGTATAAAGTTAACATAAATGAAAGTAGAAACTATTCAAAGGTTGTCTTGGTTGTTTAGTGGCGGCAAAGCTGGTAAGAAAGCCACAATTTCATTACATAGTTATAAATTGCTTATATAGTTTAGAAGGAAACCTTTCAACAATGTAAGGTTAGGTAAGTAAAATCAATTTGAGGATATAAAGAAAGAGAATATACTTTAGATAAATAAAGAAATTGTTATCCAGGGACGTAGTGGCTGTTAACTCCCACTAGGGAGTGTTACGGATAGTAGCCATCGGATAAAGTTTTAAAGAGAGATGAGGTTATTAATATGAAGGTCTTAGAGAGTAAGAAAGTAACTAAAGTATATGATGCATTTAAAGGTGCCCAAGCAATAAAGGCACTTAATGATATATCTTTCAAGGTGGAGGAGAAGGAATTTTTAGGGGTAATGGGTCCAAGCGGAAGTGGTAAGACTACCCTTTTAAATATTCTAGCTGGCATTGATAAAGCTACTTCTGGGGAAATTTTTATAGATGGGAAAAATATTCTCACTATGAAAAAGGATGATTTAGCTATTTTCAGAAGGAATAATATTGGATTCATATTTCAAGATTTTAATCTTTTAGACAGCTTAACAGTGAAAGAAAACATAGGATTTCCATTAACCGTAGATAGAGTAAAACCAAAAATCGTAGAAGAGAAGGTCAACAAGTTAATAGAATATTTTGGTTTAAAGGATATTGCTAATAGCTATCCATATAACATCTCAGGTGGCCAAAAACAAAGAGTGGCAGAGGCTAGAGCCTTAATCAAGGAACCCAAAATAATATTAGCCGATGAACCTACAGGAAATTTAGATTCTAAGTCATCGATGAACATTATGGAAAGTTTTAAAAAGATTAATGAAGAAAAAAATTCAACTATAGTTATGGTAACCCATGATCCTTTTGCAGCGTCCTTTTGTAAGAGAATTATATTTATAAAGGATGGAACCATTAAGCTTGAGATAAACTCTAACGGAAACAGGAAGGAGTTTTTTGACAAGGTAATAGAGGCTCAACTAGTGATAGGAGGGCAAGAATAATGGATTTTTCTTCAATGATAATAAAGAATATCAAACACAATATAAAGAATTATACGGCATACCTCCTTGGAAACACTCTAATTCAGTGGATTCTATTTATGTTTTTTACCTTAGTTTTTAGTGAAGAATTTATGGAAGTTGCCTCAGTTATGAGGTTAAAAGGTAATTTTATATCAGTAGTTGTACTTATGGTAGCTTTTTCAGTAGTATTTATAATCTTTACAACAGTTTCTTTCACCAAATACAGAGGAAAAGAGTTTGGCGTTTATTTTACCATTGGTTTGACATCAAAGGAGATAATAAAAATACTCTGCTATGAAAATATAATAATTTCCTTGTTATCATTTATATTTGCAACTGTTAGCGGAAGTGTATTTTCAAAGCTCTTCCATATGGCTATAGGAAAAATATTAAAGCTTGATAATATATCTATTTCTTTAAGTATAAAAGCTTATGGAACAATACTTCTAATTTCTACTGCAATATTTTTATTTACTACAATCTATCAAATAATATTTTTAAAAAGATACTCAGTTATCAATATTTTAAAATCTAAAGTAAAGAAGGATGTAGGAAGCACCAGAATTATTTTGGGAATCATCGGACTTATAATTTTTATAGCCTCTATTATTACTTTTAAAATGTCTATTAAGCAAATGGTAAAGGATGATGGTAATTTACTAGTTGCGTCTATAATAGGGACAGTTGTATCTGTTTATTTAATAATAGGCTTTTCAATGACTGCGGTAGTAAAGGTACTTAGAAAGTTCAAGGGTATCTATAATAACAACATTTTATTTCTTAATTCTCTTTTACATAGATTCGCATCCTATAGAGCGGTTTTATATGTGGTTACATTAATGGTTTCAGGGGCGATGATTTTTATATCTATTTCTTATGGTATGTATAAGTTAACAGAAAAACGAATTAATGATAACTGCCCTTATGATATAGGTTTTATGGTTGATAATGATACTGCTAAAAATAAAGATATAAAAGCAATAGCTACAGAGCAGTTAGGAGAAGTCAAAAATTATATTCAGCTTGAAGGCTTAAATGTTCTTAACATCGCAGTTTATCAAGATATCTGTTCCGTTAATGATAGTAATATGTGGGTTATAAGTGAAGAAAACTATATAAGCTTAGGTAAAAAGCAGCTTGATTTAAGTAGCGGAGAAGTTCTTTATTCTCATATAGAGGAAGAAGGGAGATTTTTTCATTCAGACATGATTTTTGATTTAGCTAAAAAAGTACCTGGAGATGAGAAACTGCCCGTAAGCCTTCATCAAAAAACACCTTTAGATGAATATAAAAAGAAACGTACAGAAGATCAATATATGTATGTATCAAAAGAAAATCAAAGAGAGCAAGTAGCTGCAACGGTGAATAACTTTCAAAGCAAAATTTACAGTAGATGGGACATTATTGTTGTTAATAACGAAGATTATGAAATGATGAAAGAAAAGCTTGGAGAAGCAGCAGTTACTTATGATGTTTTAATCAATTTAAAGGATAATCAAAGCTACGAGGGGTTAAAGAAGAGTTTAAATAATAAGCTTGGAAAAAAGGTAAGTGATACCTTGACGATAAAAAAAGAGAAGAATCAATATACTGTGAAAGAAAATGGTTTTATGTTGTTCTTGTTTAGTTCTATGGGAATGATGTTCTTAATAGGTAGTGCAGCAGTGCTATATTTTAAGACTATCACTTCTATTGAAGAAGATAGAGAAAGAAGTAAACAATTGATAAAACTTGGCTTAACTACTAAAGAAATCAACAAGCTAGCTATGAAGGAATTAGGAGCAGTATTTCTTGTACCACCAATCATCGCTTTATCATGCATAGGATATTTCTTTTATACAATATTCAGTGTTGTCAATGAAGGAAAGTATATGTGGGAAAATATTCGTGTAGTCTTTGTTGTATATTCCATCATACAAATCATATTTTACATTTTGACTAGTAACAGGTACAAAAAACAGATTAACAAATAGTACACTCATGATTAGGTAAAAATATAGAAAGTTAGAAGTGTTTAAATAATAGATAAGAAATCAGTGCTCTTGTTATGACGGTGAGCACTTTTTTCTTTGCTTTTAACTTTTATAATAATGATATTAATCATATATGGTTGGAGAATGGTGCGAATAAATGTTTGTATTGGTGTCAATAATCATATTATAGCAGCTATTTTAAAGAGATATACAAAATGATAAAATAGAGGTGTAATATGAGCAAAAGTAATGAAAAAAATAATAAAGACAAGATTAGAATAGTAAATAAAAAGAATAACCTTCATGATAAAAGCTATAAGGACTTATTTTCAAATAAAGAAACGTTTTTAAGTCTTATACAAACCTTTGTAAGTAATACTTGGGGAAGTAAACTAACGAAAGAAAACTTAGTTTTAGTAGATAAATCTTATGTGCTTTCTGATTATGAGGAATTAGAATCAGATATAGTTTATAAGGCAAGGATAGGTGAGCATGAGGTTTTCTTCTATATGCTTTTAGAATTTCAAAGCTATGTAGATTATAGAATGTCCATAAGATTTATTGGTTCAATCCCATACCTCTCATACTGACACAAAATTAAAGGATTTTAGGATTAGAGAAGCAATCTATGTATAATACATGTAAAATATTTTAAGTTATACCTCTACATGTTGTATAATAAAGTAAATAGAGAATTGTAGATTTTTGTGGCACAATGGTAAGAAATGTGAAGCGAAGAAAGTTTATATAATATACATCATGAGGAGGAGTTTTATGAAGAACCCATATGAAATATGCCCTACTTTTGAAACAGAAAGTTTTATTTTAAGACTCGTTTCAGAAGAAGATTCCGAAGGTCTACTTAAATGTTATTCTGATAGTAAGGCACAAAAAATTTTTAACTCTGATAGGTGTACAGGTGATTTTTGTATTTACACAATTGAGGATATGTTACAATGTACTAAAGCTTGGCTTTGTGCATATTCTCAACAAGAATTTATACGCTTTGCAATTATAGATAAATCACTATCTAAAGCTATTGGAACAGTAGAAATGTTTGGTTATGCTGGTAAATATAAAATTAAAACGGGAATACTCCGAGTTGATGTTTCTTCTGAATACGAAAATGCAGATTGCTTAAACGAAATATTTAGTGTTTGTAACGAGAACTTTTTTGATTTGTTTGAGGTTGATATGATTGCAACTAAGGCAATACCTCAAGCTGTTGAAAGGCGGAATACATTATTAAAAATTGACTTCTGTGAAGGCAATGCATATGAAGGAGAGCACTATTTTTTGCGTTCAAAATAAACATAATCTACAGTAAGTTTAATACATAATATTACTAATCACTACCAGTAGAATATGAGGAAAAAATTAAAGCTTTACCTAAAAAAATCCTTGATGATATAGCTATAGATATATTTTCTTTTTAAGAAATCTAAGACCTTAAAAAATATTTTATATGTTAACTAGTAATAAGTACAAAAAACAGATTAACTTAAATTAAGGTATAATGAGAATATACTGGGTTGCTGAGGATTTTCAGTGGAAGGGTGAAAATATGAAATGGAGTGAAGTTAGGGAGTTATATCCAAATCAATTTGTTAAATTTCAAATTTTAGAATTTCATGAAGATGAATCCATAAAATATGTTGATGATGTTGCTATAATCAAGGCGATTAAGGATGCTAGAGAAGCTATGAAAGAATTTGCAAAATGTAAAAGTTCTCAATTGGTGTATAGTACAAATCATGAGGAAGTAAGAATTGAAAAAATCAAACATATTGGAATCAGAAGGAGTATAAAATGAAAATCAAATTACAGCAAAAGAATGGACTAATATATACTTCTGTTGATTTATTTTGTGCTAATATTAAGCTAGACAATTTAAAAGTAGATTTTCGAGAGATAGATCCTTATGAAAGAGTTAATGGTTTATTAGGTTTAGACTTTCTTAGAAAAGCAGGAATTATATTAGATTTAGCCGATTGTGTAATGTATAAAAAGTAGTGTTAAAAGTTAAAACAATCTAATTATAGCATAACCGTAAAAATATTTTCCCAACCGTAAACTTTAGGAGCCCTATATTCAATTTAAGCAACATAATTGCGTCATAAGCAAAAAATAAATACAAGCATCTCTTTTAAACTATTATTATATTATAAAGCAGTTTAAAGGAGATGTTTTTTATGATATTTAAAAATGATAAGACTAGAAAAATATTTAGACTTTCTGTTGCTGTTATTTTTATAGTAAGTGGTATCTTTAGTTTACCTAAAGGGTTGTTTCTCATTGGAGCAGGGTGTTTGTATGGATACAAGGGTATTTTTGGTTAATATGGATCAAGCTTTAAGTATCCGATTAGTAGCATGGATATAGGGGTATTTTCCATTAGCACCAATAATAAAAAATCTAATTAATTGTAGCTTCAATATGAGTTTACAATAGGATTATGAGAGTGTTGCTGTGATATAATATATTCTATGGTAATAAAATCCTTATTGACAAATTGGAGGAGAAAAATATATGGCACAGCTCTCTTTAGCTGTTATCATTTTTATACTTATGTATGTAAAGTCAAGAAAATTTAAAATTTCTTTTTTTATGGGAATATTTTTTATACTTTCAGGGCTATTTTCTATGGTTATTTCACAGACTTTACAAGGGCTTACTAATATCCCAGACAACATGATAGGAGTGGTACAGTTTTTATTTACAGCTGGACTTGCTTATGGCATGAGCTTTATAATCACAAAGATATATGATAAATACCCAGTTGAAAATGAAAAACTTATTGAGTATAGTACATATTTTGTGTTTTTGAGTTTTCTTGTGGTTTATATGTTTATATATTTGTTTGCAATTGCAATTATAAAGCTAGATTATGTAAGTATAGTATTTACCATAATATTATTGGCTTTCATAATATTATGTTTGATAATTTACAAGGAAAGTTTAAAAGGTAAATATGAAAAAACTCAGGCTGAAAATGATAATAAGCACCTTGAACAATATTCGGAATTGTTAGAAGGTATGATGAAGGAATTCAGAAGCTTCAAACATGATTACAACAACATATTAACTACTATAAGTGGCTATCTGCAAACTGATGATTTAGAAGGCTTAAAAGAGTATTTCGATAAAGAGATTTATCCATATTCAGCAGATATGAGTAAAGCAAATATACGCCTAGCCTTATTAGGAAATATAAAAATAAAGCCTCTTAAAGGGATTCTTGCAGCAAAGTTAATAGAAGCTATAAACTATGAGATCAATGTATTTATTGACATAGAAGAAAGTATCGATAATATTAATATGAATGTGGTTGATTTATGCAGGATAGTAGGAATCTTACTGGATAATGCTATAGAAGGAGCAAGGTTAAGTGGAGAAAAGAAATTAGATTTTGGCATCATTAATAAGAATAATACTGTGGTATTGATAATAAATAATAGCTGTAAAAAGGATGTTCCAGAAATCCAAGAAATATTTAGAGTAGGTTTTACAACAAAGGGAGAAGGTCATGGCATAGGACTTTCAAATGTACAAGAAATTATAGACTCCAAATATCCAAATGTAACGTTAAACAGTGAGATTGATAGAGATTTAGGCGTTTTTAAACAAAGGCTTTTAATAAGAAATCATAAGGAGAACCATAATGCTTAAGGTGATTATAGTTGAAGATAATGAAAAACAGAGAAAGTCAATTACTGAAATTATTGAAAACACTATTATCAGAGAAAAGCTT is a window encoding:
- a CDS encoding Rpn family recombination-promoting nuclease/putative transposase, encoding MSKSNEKNNKDKIRIVNKKNNLHDKSYKDLFSNKETFLSLIQTFVSNTWGSKLTKENLVLVDKSYVLSDYEELESDIVYKARIGEHEVFFYMLLEFQSYVDYRMSIRFIGSIPYLSY
- a CDS encoding restriction endonuclease subunit S, producing the protein MAKKNLTLEEKLEDAIVKDVPYEVPENWVWSNLKSIADLVTGNTPSKNNEEFYGGKIPFIKPTDLNQGRILNSSTETLSNIGATKARILPKGSTAVCCIGATIGKVAYLNVEGATNQQINSIIPKKIYNLYVYYYTLSSYFHDTLIENSSSTTLPIINKSRMGELLIPLPPLKEQQRIVNRIENLFEKLDKAKELIEEAREGFEKRKAAITSKAFRGILNYRKGEKVNPINEGFYKLPYNWKWTKLEDICEKITDGTHNSPKSYEYGDYKYVTAKNIKEWGIDLSSITYVTKKEHIPIYKRCDVKYGDILYIKDGATTGIATINELTEEFSLLSSVALIRVGKCIDNKYLYYILNSFEIKKRILESVKGVAITRLTLKKINDIIIPLPPLEEQKEIVKILDKLLEEESKIKELTQLEDQINLIKKSILAKAFRGQLGTNCEEDESALELLKKILSRS
- a CDS encoding GNAT family N-acetyltransferase — encoded protein: MKNPYEICPTFETESFILRLVSEEDSEGLLKCYSDSKAQKIFNSDRCTGDFCIYTIEDMLQCTKAWLCAYSQQEFIRFAIIDKSLSKAIGTVEMFGYAGKYKIKTGILRVDVSSEYENADCLNEIFSVCNENFFDLFEVDMIATKAIPQAVERRNTLLKIDFCEGNAYEGEHYFLRSK
- a CDS encoding response regulator transcription factor, which encodes MEDDIKLIKYMEEYLSAYDYLVETIKDFNNIEEEIYIAESDLILLDINLPKFDGFYFLKVIRKKLDTPVIIVSSRSEEGEQIRGIDLGADDYITKPFSMGILLAKINAVLRRANNQNENVIEVNGIKLFCESMELKVKDKAISLSKNEYKLLKIFFSSYEKVVAREDLLETLWDDEEFVDDNTLTVNITRLKKRLKENGIQLTIETKRGVGYVLR
- a CDS encoding sensor histidine kinase is translated as MLYPFLICLFCLVVYLIYKFLSYRTFYRNVKEIKTSPAYSKGDDSVFEEVFDEIRDIHNEYISKIYSLESKNEEKDKLLTEWIHNMKTSVAVIDLAVEKLPNSEVVKDIRDENSLLQKNLEEVLNIFRLGEFSKDYVPEEINLKALVKECINSQKRNFIYAKVFPEVDIPENYFILSDKKWSKYVIGQIISNAIKYSIAESKVRFYVEESDGNITLHIQDFGIGIRKEELSRVFEAFFTGSNGRKEEKSSGIGLYMCKCICDNLNEKIQIDSEVSRGTTVSISYLNKS
- a CDS encoding sensor histidine kinase, whose translation is MAQLSLAVIIFILMYVKSRKFKISFFMGIFFILSGLFSMVISQTLQGLTNIPDNMIGVVQFLFTAGLAYGMSFIITKIYDKYPVENEKLIEYSTYFVFLSFLVVYMFIYLFAIAIIKLDYVSIVFTIILLAFIILCLIIYKESLKGKYEKTQAENDNKHLEQYSELLEGMMKEFRSFKHDYNNILTTISGYLQTDDLEGLKEYFDKEIYPYSADMSKANIRLALLGNIKIKPLKGILAAKLIEAINYEINVFIDIEESIDNINMNVVDLCRIVGILLDNAIEGARLSGEKKLDFGIINKNNTVVLIINNSCKKDVPEIQEIFRVGFTTKGEGHGIGLSNVQEIIDSKYPNVTLNSEIDRDLGVFKQRLLIRNHKENHNA
- a CDS encoding Rpn family recombination-promoting nuclease/putative transposase; the protein is MSQSNEKNNKDKIRIVNKKNNLHDKSYKDLFSNKETFLSLIQTFVSNTWGSKLTKENLVLVDKSYVLSDYEELESDIVYKARIGDHEVFFYMLLEFQSYVDYRMPIRLLLYMIEIWREILKNTSEKEFKRKSFRLPAVVPIVVYNGEKNWTVARTLKEVISNSDIFGESILDFRYEFLDVNRFKKDELYENQNIASAIFLLDQSISRIEFYNRLKDIVIEFNKLTVEEKAQLKHWLVNVNSEENNYKENIEKIFSSNKREVEIMTSNISKGLEKLKEEGKIEGKAEGKAELLIKQLNKKFKLLPMEYEKKIKALPEKILDDIATDIFSLEEIDELKKYF
- a CDS encoding ABC transporter ATP-binding protein; protein product: MKVLESKKVTKVYDAFKGAQAIKALNDISFKVEEKEFLGVMGPSGSGKTTLLNILAGIDKATSGEIFIDGKNILTMKKDDLAIFRRNNIGFIFQDFNLLDSLTVKENIGFPLTVDRVKPKIVEEKVNKLIEYFGLKDIANSYPYNISGGQKQRVAEARALIKEPKIILADEPTGNLDSKSSMNIMESFKKINEEKNSTIVMVTHDPFAASFCKRIIFIKDGTIKLEINSNGNRKEFFDKVIEAQLVIGGQE
- a CDS encoding ABC transporter permease, producing the protein MDFSSMIIKNIKHNIKNYTAYLLGNTLIQWILFMFFTLVFSEEFMEVASVMRLKGNFISVVVLMVAFSVVFIIFTTVSFTKYRGKEFGVYFTIGLTSKEIIKILCYENIIISLLSFIFATVSGSVFSKLFHMAIGKILKLDNISISLSIKAYGTILLISTAIFLFTTIYQIIFLKRYSVINILKSKVKKDVGSTRIILGIIGLIIFIASIITFKMSIKQMVKDDGNLLVASIIGTVVSVYLIIGFSMTAVVKVLRKFKGIYNNNILFLNSLLHRFASYRAVLYVVTLMVSGAMIFISISYGMYKLTEKRINDNCPYDIGFMVDNDTAKNKDIKAIATEQLGEVKNYIQLEGLNVLNIAVYQDICSVNDSNMWVISEENYISLGKKQLDLSSGEVLYSHIEEEGRFFHSDMIFDLAKKVPGDEKLPVSLHQKTPLDEYKKKRTEDQYMYVSKENQREQVAATVNNFQSKIYSRWDIIVVNNEDYEMMKEKLGEAAVTYDVLINLKDNQSYEGLKKSLNNKLGKKVSDTLTIKKEKNQYTVKENGFMLFLFSSMGMMFLIGSAAVLYFKTITSIEEDRERSKQLIKLGLTTKEINKLAMKELGAVFLVPPIIALSCIGYFFYTIFSVVNEGKYMWENIRVVFVVYSIIQIIFYILTSNRYKKQINK